In Planctomycetaceae bacterium, the sequence AGGCAAGAGTAATTGCCGCTGTTTCAATTGCTTTGCGGGCGTAAATGATGTCAGCAATAGAAACGCTCTCAAAATCCCTCGGCAGCAAATGTGTCGGCAGTTTTTTTTGCGAAACTTTCTGAACATACGCGCCGGAGCCGGCCTTGATTTTGACAACGCCGAGTTTTTCGAGGTCGTAGAAAGCCTGGCGGACAGTGCCTCGGCTTAAGTTATACTGTTTGCAAAGCTGGCGTTCTGCCGGCAGACGTGCACCATCGCCAAAAGAGCCTGAAGCAATCGCGGCAATCAGTTCCCGCACAAGTTTAGTATGTAATAATTCCTTATTCATTGATACATGTCAACTAATTGGTATAATTGGTATAATTTATATACCAATTTTAGAGTTTCGTCAAGACAAAAAGTTTGACGATGGCGGCCAACCCATTATAATTTCTGAAATTGCTGAAGTTTTAAAATATTGATTTTGCAAGACAAAGGATACTGTTATGAAATTCAGGGCATTATTAGTTTTTGTTGTAGCGGCGATGACATCTTATTGCGGCGCAAGAAATTTTATGGTTCAGTCTTTTGACGGCCAGCTAATCAGCTATAACGTGTTCGGAAGCGGAGACGTTACGCTTGTATTTGTTCACGGCTGGGCGGGCGACAGCAGGTATTGGAAATATCAGATTCCGGCTTTTGTCAGCAAATACAGAGTTGTCGCAATCGACAGCGCAGGGCAAGGCCATTCCGAACAGACGCGAGATGTGTACACGCTTGAAGCCTTCGGCAAAGATGTTAAGGCTGTTGTTGATGATATTAACGCGACGAAAGTTATTTTAATCGGACACTCTATGGGTGATGGCGTTATCGCCGAGGCGGAGAAATTAATGCCTGAAAAGGTCATCGGTCTTATCGGCGTGGACAATATAAATAACCTTGAACAGAGTATGCCCAAAGAAGAATTTGAAAAACTTATCAGCGGAATGGAAAAAGATTTTAAAGCGGAGGTCAGGAAATTTATCGAGCCGATGCTCGGCAAAAGTATGAAGCCGGAGTTGCGAAAATGGATTGTCGATGATATTTGCTGTCAGAACCCCCGCGTCGGCATAATCGCGGTAAAAGAATATGTTGCTCGCTACGACAATCTCGGAATGGCAAATACATACAAACAGGTCAAAGCTCCGGTTCGCTGCATAAACTCCGATTTGTACCCGACTAATCCGGAAGTAAATCGCAAATATATAACTTCGTTCGAGGTTGCGATAATGCCCGGCTGCGGCCATTTTCCGATGCTCGAACGGCCGGAAGAATTCAATAAACACCTGCACAAATATGTGAAGGAATTAATAAGTTTAAGCAAAGCGAAAAAATAATGGGTAAATCGCCGGAACGCAAAGGGCAATATTGGGTTTACATCCTCAAGTGCAATGACGGTACATTTTACACCGGCTACACGAACAATCTTGCAAACCGTGTCGCATTGCACAACAGCGGCAGGGGCGCAAAATATGTAAGAAATAAATTGCCTGCCGTGCTGGTTTATGCTAAAGAATACCGCTATTATAAAAGTGCTTTGAATGGCGAAATAGCTGTTAAAAGATTAACCAGAAAACGAAAAGAAAAACTGATAAGAATATATGAAAATAATAAACAAGGTGAATGTGTTTGAAAGCCGTCCCCGCAGGTTTGCTGCGGCAAACCTAAACGCGGGGACACCCAAAACTTCCGGAGGAAGATTATGAGAATCTTCCTCCGGAGTTTTGGGTGCCAGATGAATAAATTAGACTCGAGTCTTGTCGTTAATTCATTTGTACAGGATGGATTCGAGTTGACTGAAGATATAGGCGAAACTGACGTTGTGCTTATAAACACCTGCTCGGTGCGTAATCACGCGGAGGAGCGGGTACTTTCGATGCTCGGCCATCTCAAGCACGTCAAAAAAACTAATCCAAATCTTATCGTCGCAGTGTTCGGCTGTATGGCACAAAGATGCAAAGAAGATTTACTCAATCATCCGGTAGTGAATATTGTTTGCGGGCCGTTGCAGATACCGGAATTGCCGAAACTGGTTCATAACGCTTTAGAAAATACAAAAAAGCAAAAGGCGGTAAGCGAAAATATCAGGCATAAACCAACTGTGGAAAATTTAGCAAGCCTTGATGATTTCGAGCAGGATTTCGATTCGGTTGAAGAGCATTTGCCTGCGCAGGCGTTTGTTCGTGTAATGCACGGTTGCGATAACTTCTGTTCTTATTGCGTTGTGCCGTATGTCCG encodes:
- a CDS encoding alpha/beta hydrolase, encoding MKFRALLVFVVAAMTSYCGARNFMVQSFDGQLISYNVFGSGDVTLVFVHGWAGDSRYWKYQIPAFVSKYRVVAIDSAGQGHSEQTRDVYTLEAFGKDVKAVVDDINATKVILIGHSMGDGVIAEAEKLMPEKVIGLIGVDNINNLEQSMPKEEFEKLISGMEKDFKAEVRKFIEPMLGKSMKPELRKWIVDDICCQNPRVGIIAVKEYVARYDNLGMANTYKQVKAPVRCINSDLYPTNPEVNRKYITSFEVAIMPGCGHFPMLERPEEFNKHLHKYVKELISLSKAKK
- a CDS encoding GIY-YIG nuclease family protein, encoding MGKSPERKGQYWVYILKCNDGTFYTGYTNNLANRVALHNSGRGAKYVRNKLPAVLVYAKEYRYYKSALNGEIAVKRLTRKRKEKLIRIYENNKQGECV